The Engraulis encrasicolus isolate BLACKSEA-1 chromosome 24, IST_EnEncr_1.0, whole genome shotgun sequence DNA window TCAGCTTCCACAGCCCTGGGATCTCTTCTCCGCCAGTGTTTCCAACAAGGGAGAAAATTTCGTCAATCCGTATCCCACTGGGCAGCACCTGGTAGTTGTACTCCGTCTCCTGGGGTAACTCATACTCAAAGTCCTCTGGTCCCTCTGGGTGCCAAGGCATTTCCAGGGCCACTGGAGGGATATGTGGGGGTGCCACTGATTGGCCAACCCTCcctggttgtgttgtgtttggccTTTGTGGTCTGCACACCGGACCGTTTGATCCTGTGTAGAGCTTCCATTCCTTTTTTGTCTCGTCCGTGTCCCCTTGGGATGGTGTAAAGGGTTTATGGATGGCTCTTAGTTTGGGTTTGATCAGACCTATTTCATCATCATGTAACGTGTAGTATTGGGCATCTGTGAGGTGTCTGTAGAAAGTTGGGATCCTCCCAGCTATGAAGTTCACCTTTTCCCTATTCAGAAGTCCATTTTCTATTGGTGACAGGTTGGTGACCAAAGCTTTGACCCTCTGCAGTGGCCCAATGGTACCTGAAGAGCATACAAACCAAAAACAGCTCAGACAAACTCTAAACTAATCTGAGAAAGCAATAGTACAGAGTGGATGCCTCTTTCTGAAATGAAgtccaaaacaaaataaagtaacattcattcattcattcattcattcattcattcattcattcattcattcattcattcattcattcattcattcattcattcattcattcattcattcattcatttgtttttttggaTAGTACAATGCatattaatcaatacatcagcttgaGAGCTTCAAAATAAAAATGCCAGAATTAGCATATGCTAAATTTCATCTGTTGTCctaggtagcctactcacactaaAACACATAACAAGACAACAAACTAGCCTACAGCATGACAGAGGACatttacacacaacacaaacattgggtacatgaaaaatacaaaaagtaaaagtaaagtaaaaatacAAGTAAagatacaaataaaaataaaagtaaaggtaaaagtaaaacaaatgtTAATTCTAATGATTAATGGGTGCATGTCATACTTTGTTCTTTATCATCCCAGTAGACCAAGTGATAGCTGAATTTTAGGATGAAGCGGTCCTGATAATCAATGTATCGAACATTATCTTCCATGGTTTTTCATCAAGGTTGTAGCAGGAGCAATCGttttagtgtctctctctctgtagatttGTTTCAATCTGACAAAAATAGCAGTTTTAGAATTTTACTAAGGTTCTAGTTGAGCCCAGAGTAAAGTTCTATAAGTAAGTTCTATCACCATGGAAACATAACAACTGTGAATAACAATGAACAATTTCAAATGCTGTTGACAAGAGTGCAATGACAGTGTAAGAGTGCataaaataaatatgaaataaTTAGATAAATAGAGACAGATCTAAAATAAATATGTTCTTTATTTTACTGAACTGTTTGTTGGGATTCATACAGTATAGTTCATATTGTGGACTTAATACAAAGTCaaaagaagtaggcctatcttatttGCATCTGCTTTCGGTTATTAAAATGTCATTTGTTTATTTGGCAGACTTTGTGCTCAGTAATACAAGCGTACACCCACAGGcccacaagcatgcatacacacacctagGCCCACAAAAAAGCAtccgcatacacacgcatgcacgcacacacgcacaatgcccTGGAGCCTTTTGAAGAGGAGTTGAGTCGACTCATCAGGTCTTCTGTgctcctctcgccctctctctctctctctctatatatatatatatgcatctCCCGCCGTCTTGGTTTACTGTCGCTACAGCTTCCAGCCGGGCCCGCTTAATGCCGCCTGTGCATGGGGGCTGTAATCGAGCCGCCGGAAACATTGCTTACATCCGCAAGATCTGCTCTGCTTCGGATGCCATCATGTTGTTTTCCTtactttccttccttttcttttctttcatttctcttctttccctctctttttttgcttGGCGCGGTGGCATTATGGCGTAAGGCGTAAGAGATGTGGGCAAGGCATATGGCTGGCAAGCTGCTGGGGCTTAATGTGTGATGCCagaggcagagcagagcggaacccaggatgggatggggagaggagaggggggcaggcGTGCCGGGAGAATGGAGAACCCATGGGGCTCTGAATTTAGGGAAATGCACAAATACGTAtggtcacacacatgtagacacatgctcgtacacacacacacacacacacacacacacacacacacacacacacacacacacacacacacacacacacacacacacacacacacacacacacacacacacacacacacacacacacacacacacactctcacacacatacacacgctgaggtaaacactgcacagacacaca harbors:
- the LOC134440993 gene encoding uncharacterized protein LOC134440993; protein product: MEDNVRYIDYQDRFILKFSYHLVYWDDKEQSTIGPLQRVKALVTNLSPIENGLLNREKVNFIAGRIPTFYRHLTDAQYYTLHDDEIGLIKPKLRAIHKPFTPSQGDTDETKKEWKLYTGSNGPVCRPQRPNTTQPGRVGQSVAPPHIPPVALEMPWHPEGPEDFEYELPQETEYNYQVLPSGIRIDEIFSLVGNTGGEEIPGLWKLTAYNPDKTVYVSAAVKILERKEKPVGRSSSRMQQPATHRKRRREAEAQDEDQNIYKRSRLYI